Proteins from a single region of Dehalococcoidia bacterium:
- a CDS encoding MerR family transcriptional regulator, which translates to MKSREADASQPRYVISVAAEMLGTQPYTLRYYERVGIIKPARSQGNLRLYSEEDLVQLRRVMTLMYDLGVNLAGVEVILRMSQQIIDLQRAAEVMQNELNRYRQEEL; encoded by the coding sequence ATGAAAAGTAGAGAGGCCGATGCCAGCCAGCCGCGTTATGTTATCAGTGTGGCCGCCGAGATGCTGGGAACCCAGCCTTACACGCTGCGTTATTATGAAAGGGTCGGCATAATCAAGCCGGCCAGGTCGCAGGGCAATCTCAGGCTGTATTCGGAGGAGGACCTGGTCCAGCTGAGGCGTGTCATGACGTTAATGTACGACCTGGGCGTTAACCTGGCAGGCGTTGAGGTCATCCTGAGAATGAGCCAGCAAATTATTGATTTACAGAGAGCCGCAGAGGTAATGCAAAACGAACTGAATAGATACAGACAGGAAGAACTATGA
- a CDS encoding phosphoribosylformylglycinamidine cyclo-ligase: MEDKYAAAGVNINAADAVKKEIGRLARASFTPGVLAGPGLFGGLFELKGFKNPVLVSSMDGVGTKLKLAVSFDSYDSVGMDIVNHSVNDILTCGATPIFFLDYIAMGKLLPEKVKAIVKGLSTACQQVGCALIGGETAEMPGLYSGEDFDLVGTIVGAVEKNRIINGQSIAPGDVILGLSSSGLHTNGYTLARKVMGESKEALDIFYPELGQTLGQALLVPHRCYFNELKPMLSLVKGLAHITGGGFPGNVPRIMPEGVTARFDTAAWTVPPIFKLIQHKGGIDRNEMYRVFNMGIGMVIIASEDDAKEITKRLSEAKRIGEITRQADNQRVVLD, encoded by the coding sequence ATAGAAGACAAGTACGCCGCGGCAGGCGTTAATATCAATGCCGCAGACGCCGTCAAAAAAGAAATAGGCAGGCTGGCGCGCGCCAGTTTCACCCCCGGAGTGCTGGCCGGGCCGGGTCTTTTCGGCGGCCTGTTTGAGCTAAAGGGCTTCAAAAATCCGGTGCTGGTCTCCAGCATGGATGGAGTGGGCACCAAGCTTAAACTGGCAGTCTCTTTTGACAGTTATGACAGCGTGGGGATGGACATTGTCAATCACTCGGTCAACGACATCCTGACCTGCGGCGCCACCCCTATTTTCTTCCTAGATTACATCGCTATGGGCAAGCTGCTGCCCGAAAAAGTTAAGGCCATTGTCAAAGGCCTGTCCACAGCATGTCAACAGGTTGGCTGCGCCCTTATTGGCGGTGAAACGGCCGAGATGCCCGGCCTGTATAGCGGCGAGGACTTCGACCTGGTAGGCACCATCGTCGGAGCGGTGGAGAAGAACCGCATCATCAACGGTCAGAGTATTGCCCCGGGAGATGTCATCCTCGGCCTCTCATCAAGCGGACTGCATACCAACGGCTACACGCTGGCGCGCAAGGTGATGGGGGAAAGTAAGGAAGCTCTGGACATTTTTTACCCCGAGCTCGGACAAACCCTCGGTCAGGCGCTTCTCGTGCCGCACCGCTGTTACTTTAATGAACTCAAACCGATGCTGTCCCTAGTCAAGGGGCTGGCGCACATCACCGGCGGGGGATTCCCCGGCAACGTCCCGCGCATCATGCCAGAGGGAGTGACGGCCAGGTTCGACACGGCAGCCTGGACGGTGCCGCCTATTTTCAAGCTGATTCAGCACAAGGGCGGCATCGACCGCAATGAGATGTACCGCGTTTTTAACATGGGCATAGGCATGGTCATTATCGCTTCGGAGGACGATGCAAAGGAGATTACTAAGCGGCTGTCCGAAGCGAAAAGGATTGGCGAGATAACTCGGCAGGCAGATAACCAAAGGGTAGTACTGGATTAG
- the purF gene encoding amidophosphoribosyltransferase → MHEACGIFGIYAPDEDIARLTYFALFALQHRGQESAGIATSDGKRIQVFARMGLVSQVFDEESLSRLTGHIAIGHNRYSTTGSSRICNAQPLVVGSGDNTIAIAHNGNITNAEPLFKELTEKGYAFNTTTDSETIANLLLASTEKEWHARVRQTMHRLQGAYSLAIMTKDTLFGVRDPLGVRPLCLGKLGNGSWVLASESCALDHIGATFVREVEPGEIVTIDENGLKSYKEDSEKRAMCIFEYIYFARPDSVINDRLLYDARRAMGAGLAEEYPVEADIVVGVPDSATPAAVGYSAGSGIPLGMGLVKNRYMGRTFIEPDQRIRDLGVKLKFNPMRSLLEGKRVVLVDDSIVRGTTTPQVIRLLRKAGAREVHMRVCAPPIRFPCFMGVDMATQRELIAARKSIPAIRDYIGADSLGYLSLEGLISAVGLPKDSFCLACFTGNYPMPVQLEMDKLALENLQTKPVESEYCQAAVMPPE, encoded by the coding sequence TTGCACGAAGCTTGCGGCATTTTTGGTATTTACGCTCCTGACGAAGATATAGCCCGGCTTACCTATTTTGCGCTGTTCGCCCTGCAACACCGTGGGCAGGAGAGCGCTGGCATAGCCACCTCGGACGGCAAGCGTATCCAGGTATTCGCCCGTATGGGGCTCGTCTCACAGGTGTTCGACGAGGAATCCTTGAGCCGCCTCACCGGCCACATCGCCATCGGCCACAACCGTTACTCTACAACAGGTTCCAGCCGTATTTGTAACGCGCAACCGCTGGTAGTAGGCAGTGGCGATAATACTATTGCCATCGCTCACAACGGCAACATCACCAATGCCGAGCCCCTGTTCAAAGAACTCACCGAAAAAGGCTACGCCTTCAACACCACCACCGATTCCGAAACAATAGCCAATCTTCTCTTGGCTTCTACTGAAAAGGAATGGCACGCCAGGGTCAGGCAGACGATGCACCGTCTTCAGGGCGCTTATTCGCTGGCCATTATGACCAAAGACACCCTTTTTGGCGTACGCGACCCGCTGGGAGTGCGCCCGTTGTGCCTGGGAAAACTGGGCAACGGGAGCTGGGTGCTGGCTTCGGAAAGCTGCGCGCTGGACCACATCGGGGCGACTTTTGTCCGCGAGGTGGAGCCGGGAGAGATAGTGACCATCGATGAAAACGGGCTTAAAAGCTACAAGGAAGACTCTGAAAAGCGCGCTATGTGCATCTTCGAATATATCTATTTCGCCCGCCCCGACAGCGTCATTAACGATCGCCTGCTCTACGACGCCCGCCGGGCCATGGGCGCCGGGCTGGCAGAAGAGTATCCGGTTGAGGCCGACATTGTCGTCGGCGTACCCGATTCCGCCACGCCCGCCGCAGTAGGCTATTCGGCCGGGTCAGGCATACCCCTGGGCATGGGGCTGGTAAAGAACCGCTATATGGGGCGCACCTTCATCGAGCCCGACCAGCGCATCCGCGACCTGGGCGTCAAGCTGAAGTTTAACCCTATGCGGTCGCTTCTGGAAGGCAAGCGCGTGGTGCTCGTTGACGACAGCATCGTGCGCGGCACCACCACGCCGCAGGTCATCCGCCTGCTGCGCAAGGCCGGCGCCAGGGAAGTGCACATGCGCGTCTGCGCCCCACCCATACGCTTCCCCTGTTTCATGGGCGTGGACATGGCCACCCAGCGCGAGCTGATAGCGGCGCGCAAGAGCATTCCCGCAATCCGCGATTACATCGGCGCCGATTCTCTGGGTTATCTTAGCCTGGAAGGACTGATAAGCGCCGTAGGTCTGCCCAAAGACAGCTTCTGTCTGGCCTGCTTCACCGGCAACTATCCCATGCCGGTGCAGCTCGAAATGGACAAACTGGCGCTGGAAAACCTGCAAACGAAACCAGTTGAATCCGAATACTGCCAGGCCGCCGTAATGCCCCCGGAATAG
- a CDS encoding AAA family ATPase, translating to MRQEKYTEQAQEALNLSQQLVLQYHHSQLDVEHLLMALLTQEKGLVRDIVKELGADIDGIRIEVDASLNRYPKLGYQSQQIFATPRINQVLMAAAQEASRLKDEFVGTEHLFIAIATEPHGQSAAILKNFGIDQEKIYAALQKIRGSHRVTDAGAESHYRSLAKYSRDLTDLATQGKLDPVIGREEEIRRVMQILSRRTKNNPVIVGEAGVGKTAIAEGLAQRIADGDVPESLLGKKVLALDMGALVAGSKFRGEFEERLKAVMDEVRQAQGEVILFIDEIHTVVGAGAAEGSIDASNMLKPALARGELRAIGATTLDDYRKFIEKDKALERRLQPIFVTEPSIESSIEILRGLRPRYEEHHKIKISDEAIEAAVKLSQRYIADRHLPDKAIDLIDEAASKIRLETESAPPGVKALADKLKTLTTEEEAASQKQEYDHAAELKAEKLKLEAEYNQKRSEWLEHEKIKPEVTESDIASLVAKWTGIPVTHMLEGESQKLLHMEDSLHERLIGQEEAVKSVSEAIRRGRAGLKDPRRPIGSFMFLGPTGVGKTELARSLAWFLFGDETAMIRMDMSEYQEKHTVSRLIGSPPGYVGFDEGGQLTEAVRRRPYSVILLDEMEKAHPEVYNSLLQVLDDGRMTDGHGHTVDFKNTIIIMTSNAGVDLIRRESALGFATQKDEGQLRKGAYERMKEKVMTEVRKTFRPEFINRIDDIIVFHELNEEQLMQVVGLLVKDLQKRLEDRKLTVSVSDAAKAWLVKVGYDPAFGARPLRRAIEQYVESPLASRLLKGDFKEGDTIVVDSGPDGLSFNTPENTPVKKTRRNSEARANKTQE from the coding sequence ATGAGACAGGAAAAATACACAGAACAGGCGCAGGAAGCGTTAAATTTATCACAACAACTGGTGCTGCAGTACCACCACAGCCAGCTCGATGTCGAACACCTGCTGATGGCTTTGCTGACGCAGGAAAAAGGGCTGGTGCGCGATATAGTCAAAGAACTCGGCGCCGATATCGACGGGATACGCATCGAGGTCGATGCATCACTCAACCGTTACCCCAAACTGGGGTACCAGTCCCAGCAGATCTTTGCCACGCCGCGCATCAACCAGGTCCTCATGGCAGCAGCGCAGGAAGCCTCTCGTCTTAAGGACGAATTCGTCGGGACGGAGCACCTTTTCATCGCTATCGCCACCGAGCCTCACGGCCAGAGCGCTGCCATACTGAAAAACTTCGGTATCGACCAGGAAAAAATCTACGCCGCGCTGCAAAAAATCCGCGGCAGCCACCGCGTGACCGACGCCGGCGCCGAGAGCCACTACCGCTCGCTGGCCAAATACAGCCGCGACCTGACCGATCTGGCCACACAGGGCAAGCTCGACCCGGTCATCGGGCGCGAAGAAGAAATCAGGCGCGTCATGCAGATACTGTCGCGGCGCACCAAGAACAACCCCGTCATCGTAGGCGAAGCCGGTGTGGGCAAAACCGCCATCGCCGAGGGGCTGGCGCAGCGCATCGCGGACGGCGACGTGCCGGAATCCCTCCTCGGCAAGAAGGTGCTGGCGCTCGACATGGGCGCGCTGGTGGCCGGCAGCAAATTTCGCGGCGAGTTCGAAGAGCGGCTGAAAGCCGTCATGGACGAAGTGCGCCAGGCGCAGGGCGAGGTCATCCTTTTCATCGACGAAATTCATACGGTTGTCGGGGCAGGCGCTGCCGAGGGTTCCATTGACGCCAGCAACATGCTTAAACCGGCGCTGGCCCGCGGCGAGTTGCGCGCTATTGGCGCCACCACGCTCGACGATTACCGCAAATTCATCGAAAAAGACAAGGCGCTGGAACGCCGGCTGCAGCCCATCTTCGTTACGGAACCGTCCATCGAGTCCAGTATCGAGATACTGCGCGGCCTGCGTCCGCGTTACGAAGAGCATCACAAGATAAAAATAAGCGACGAGGCCATCGAGGCCGCCGTGAAGCTGAGCCAGCGCTATATCGCCGACCGCCACCTGCCGGATAAGGCCATCGACCTGATAGACGAGGCTGCCAGCAAGATACGCCTGGAGACGGAAAGCGCCCCGCCAGGGGTAAAAGCGCTGGCCGACAAATTAAAAACACTTACGACCGAAGAGGAAGCAGCCTCGCAAAAACAGGAGTACGACCACGCTGCCGAGCTGAAAGCCGAGAAACTCAAGCTGGAAGCCGAGTACAACCAGAAGCGCAGCGAATGGCTGGAACATGAAAAAATAAAGCCCGAGGTGACAGAGAGCGACATCGCCAGCCTGGTGGCTAAATGGACAGGCATACCGGTGACCCACATGCTTGAAGGCGAGTCGCAGAAGCTGCTGCACATGGAGGACAGCCTCCACGAGCGGCTGATAGGCCAGGAGGAAGCCGTTAAATCGGTGTCCGAGGCCATCAGGCGCGGGCGAGCCGGGCTCAAGGACCCCAGGCGCCCCATCGGCAGCTTCATGTTCCTCGGCCCCACCGGCGTAGGCAAGACCGAACTGGCACGCTCGCTGGCCTGGTTCCTCTTCGGTGACGAGACCGCCATGATCAGAATGGATATGTCTGAGTACCAGGAAAAACATACCGTTTCGCGCCTTATCGGCTCGCCCCCCGGCTACGTCGGTTTCGACGAGGGAGGGCAGCTTACCGAGGCTGTACGCCGCCGTCCCTACAGCGTCATCCTGCTGGACGAGATGGAAAAGGCTCACCCGGAGGTATATAACAGCCTGCTGCAGGTGCTCGATGACGGGCGCATGACCGACGGGCACGGCCATACCGTGGACTTCAAGAACACCATCATCATCATGACCTCCAACGCCGGCGTGGACCTCATCCGCCGCGAATCGGCCCTGGGTTTCGCCACTCAGAAAGACGAAGGTCAGTTAAGAAAAGGCGCCTACGAGCGCATGAAGGAAAAAGTGATGACCGAGGTGCGCAAGACCTTCCGGCCCGAGTTCATCAACCGCATCGACGATATAATCGTCTTCCACGAACTTAATGAGGAACAGCTGATGCAAGTGGTCGGCCTGCTCGTCAAAGACTTGCAAAAAAGGCTGGAGGACCGTAAGCTTACCGTCAGTGTCAGTGACGCGGCTAAAGCGTGGCTGGTCAAAGTAGGGTACGACCCGGCTTTCGGCGCCAGGCCTCTGCGCAGAGCCATAGAGCAATACGTGGAAAGCCCGCTGGCCAGCAGGCTGCTAAAGGGTGACTTCAAAGAAGGCGACACTATTGTAGTGGACAGCGGTCCTGACGGCCTGAGTTTTAACACGCCTGAAAATACTCCCGTCAAGAAAACACGCCGCAATTCTGAAGCCAGGGCGAACAAGACTCAGGAGTAA
- a CDS encoding J domain-containing protein yields the protein MAAKDYYTILGLSRSASDKDIKLAYRKLARKYHPDVNPGNKAAEEKFKEINQAYEVISDSEKRKKYDQFGEDWEHADKFTQAGRQGQAGAGFDFSSFNFGGAQGGTTFTTGAGMDSLFEQMFTGSRGRHAQPRRGQDIEHTVEISLEEAFSGTSRLLSLQSEEMCPTCGGTGRVQKSVCATCRGAGAVPRLRQLEVKIPAGVKTGSRVRIAGQGGAGRGGAGDLYLLITVLPHASFERQDDDLVTNVPLPLTTAVLGGKVEVHTLKGKLELKVPAETQNGRIFRLAGQGMPRLGKEGRGDLLARINVVLPLKLSAEEKELFTRLRSLRAE from the coding sequence ATGGCCGCCAAAGACTATTATACAATTCTCGGACTCAGCCGTAGCGCCAGCGACAAAGATATCAAGCTGGCTTACCGCAAGCTGGCCCGTAAATACCATCCCGACGTCAATCCGGGCAACAAGGCCGCCGAAGAAAAATTCAAGGAAATCAACCAGGCTTACGAGGTCATTTCCGATAGCGAAAAACGCAAAAAATACGACCAGTTCGGAGAGGATTGGGAACACGCCGACAAGTTCACTCAGGCCGGCAGGCAGGGACAGGCAGGAGCGGGATTCGATTTTAGCAGCTTCAACTTCGGAGGCGCCCAGGGTGGCACGACGTTCACTACTGGCGCGGGCATGGACAGCCTCTTCGAACAGATGTTTACAGGCTCGCGGGGCCGGCACGCACAGCCCAGGCGCGGCCAGGATATCGAGCATACGGTAGAAATATCTCTGGAAGAGGCTTTTTCTGGTACCAGCCGGCTCCTCAGCCTGCAATCGGAAGAGATGTGTCCCACTTGCGGCGGCACTGGAAGGGTGCAGAAAAGCGTCTGTGCCACCTGCCGCGGAGCAGGAGCAGTTCCGCGCCTGCGGCAGCTTGAAGTCAAAATACCGGCAGGCGTTAAAACAGGCTCGCGCGTGCGCATAGCGGGTCAAGGGGGGGCGGGGAGAGGAGGAGCAGGCGACCTTTATCTATTGATTACTGTGTTGCCGCATGCTTCCTTCGAGCGCCAGGATGACGACCTGGTCACAAACGTGCCGCTGCCCCTGACCACAGCTGTGCTGGGCGGCAAAGTCGAAGTACACACTCTCAAGGGCAAACTGGAGCTAAAAGTGCCTGCTGAGACGCAGAACGGCCGTATTTTTCGGCTGGCAGGTCAGGGGATGCCACGCTTGGGGAAAGAAGGGCGGGGCGACCTGCTGGCCAGAATAAACGTCGTGCTGCCGCTCAAACTGAGCGCGGAAGAGAAAGAACTCTTCACACGGCTGCGCTCGCTGCGTGCAGAATAG
- the purH gene encoding bifunctional phosphoribosylaminoimidazolecarboxamide formyltransferase/IMP cyclohydrolase PurH translates to MRAIISVSDKSGVTDFARGLAGLGFDLFSTGGTKKALAEAGIPIHGISDITGFPEILDGRVKTLHPMVHGGLLARRDLKSHMDELAKNGITPIDLVAVNLYPFVQTVSKGGVTLQEALENIDIGGPTMIRAAAKNFPGVIVVVDPADYNRILEKLKKGGLDTAERKRLAQKAFQHVALYDTAISQYLRQDMPGFPQEMTIALKKRYDLRYGENPHQKAAFYAEQTVAKQDSGITWARQLWGKELSFNNILDAEAAWSAASDFPDPTVAIIKHTNACGLASHPDIDEAYRRAFSGDTVSAFGGIVACNRPINLKMAKEMGLTFYEIAIAPGFDDDALEELKKKKNLRILLVDKPAECDGVSRDYLDYRRVKGGLLVQDADTINEDGLKLQTVTKRAPTPAELEDLKFAWRAVKHIKSNAIVLAKDKTLLGMGAGQPNRVVSVFLAKAKAGEKAKGSVMASDAMFPFSDSVEQAAEGGITAIIQPGGSLRDEDSIKAADDHNIAMVFTGIRHFLH, encoded by the coding sequence ATGCGGGCTATTATCAGCGTATCCGACAAGAGCGGCGTCACCGATTTTGCCAGGGGGCTGGCGGGACTGGGGTTCGACCTGTTCAGCACGGGCGGCACTAAAAAGGCGCTCGCTGAAGCAGGCATTCCCATCCACGGCATATCCGATATCACCGGATTCCCCGAGATATTGGATGGCCGGGTCAAAACCCTGCACCCCATGGTTCATGGCGGGCTGCTGGCGCGGCGCGACCTGAAATCACACATGGACGAGCTGGCCAAAAACGGGATAACGCCCATTGACCTGGTGGCGGTCAACCTCTATCCATTTGTCCAGACCGTGTCAAAGGGTGGCGTGACGCTGCAGGAAGCCCTCGAAAATATCGACATCGGCGGGCCGACCATGATACGCGCTGCGGCCAAGAATTTCCCCGGCGTCATCGTGGTGGTCGACCCGGCGGATTACAACAGGATACTGGAAAAGTTAAAAAAAGGCGGCCTTGACACGGCCGAGCGCAAGCGGCTGGCGCAGAAAGCCTTCCAGCACGTGGCGCTCTACGACACCGCCATATCCCAGTACCTGAGGCAGGACATGCCGGGTTTCCCGCAGGAAATGACCATCGCCCTTAAAAAGCGTTACGACCTGCGGTACGGCGAGAACCCGCACCAGAAAGCCGCCTTTTATGCCGAGCAGACTGTGGCCAAACAGGACAGCGGCATCACCTGGGCCAGGCAGTTATGGGGCAAAGAACTCTCTTTCAATAACATCCTGGATGCCGAAGCGGCATGGTCGGCGGCTTCGGATTTCCCCGACCCCACGGTAGCCATCATCAAGCATACCAACGCCTGCGGACTGGCGAGCCATCCCGACATCGACGAAGCCTACCGGCGCGCTTTCAGCGGCGATACCGTCTCGGCCTTTGGCGGCATCGTGGCCTGCAACCGCCCTATCAACCTCAAAATGGCAAAGGAGATGGGGCTCACTTTTTATGAAATCGCCATCGCTCCAGGTTTCGATGACGACGCGCTGGAAGAACTCAAAAAAAAGAAAAATTTGCGCATCCTGCTGGTGGATAAACCCGCGGAATGCGACGGCGTGTCCCGAGACTACCTGGACTACCGCCGCGTCAAGGGCGGGCTGCTGGTGCAGGACGCCGATACCATCAACGAGGATGGCCTTAAGCTGCAGACGGTTACCAAGCGCGCGCCGACTCCGGCAGAGCTGGAAGACCTCAAGTTTGCCTGGCGTGCCGTGAAGCATATCAAGAGCAACGCCATTGTCCTGGCGAAGGATAAGACCTTGCTGGGCATGGGCGCCGGACAGCCCAACCGCGTGGTAAGCGTTTTCCTTGCCAAGGCCAAGGCCGGCGAAAAAGCTAAAGGCAGCGTGATGGCCTCGGACGCCATGTTCCCCTTCTCCGACAGCGTGGAACAGGCGGCGGAGGGCGGCATCACCGCCATCATCCAGCCGGGCGGCTCACTGCGCGATGAGGATTCCATTAAGGCGGCGGACGACCACAACATCGCCATGGTCTTCACCGGCATAAGACACTTCTTGCACTAA
- a CDS encoding CTP synthase — MTKYIFVTGGVVSSVGKGITVASIGTLLKSRGLTVSVQKLDPYLNVDPGTMSPYQHGEVFVTKDGAETDLDLGNYERFIDTELTAESNITSGQIYSSVIAKERRGDFLGGTIQVIPHVTAEIKDRFKKLAKNSAADVILVEVGGTVGDIEGQPFLEAIRQMRNDVGRDNVLYIHVTLLPYIGSTKELKTKPTQHSVNELRRMGIQPDVIVCRADYPISDGIRDKISLFCDVERKAVIPLPTVSSIYEVPLVLESEGMGNLVVDRLGLKTASPELGYWQRMVSCRSESCQPVNIAVVGKYVELEDAYYSVRESLHHAGLYHNRKIELTWVHSEELEKNNDVEHQLRNVQGIVVPGGFGIRGIEGMIKTARYARENKIPYLGLCLGMQIMVIEFARFVLKSNKPNSTEFDPDTPYPVIDLLPEQRTVAGKGGTMRLGNYTCHLQPGTRAAQSYGENSCIIYERHRHRFEFNNDYRKPLGDAGLIYSGLSPDGRLVEICELRDHPWMVGCQFHPEFGSRPNRPHPLFSGFIGVAKDVLREGSQPALPLMTGNQPSAISSQPKADGC, encoded by the coding sequence ATGACGAAGTATATCTTTGTAACCGGTGGCGTGGTCAGCTCTGTCGGTAAAGGCATTACGGTAGCCTCGATCGGAACCCTGCTCAAAAGCCGTGGCTTAACCGTCTCAGTACAGAAACTGGACCCCTACCTCAATGTCGACCCCGGCACCATGTCCCCCTACCAGCACGGTGAGGTATTCGTCACCAAGGATGGCGCTGAAACCGACCTTGACCTGGGTAATTACGAACGTTTTATAGATACCGAACTCACCGCGGAATCGAACATCACTTCCGGCCAGATATACAGCTCCGTCATTGCCAAAGAACGACGCGGCGATTTTCTGGGCGGCACCATACAGGTAATCCCGCACGTCACCGCGGAGATTAAAGACCGCTTCAAGAAACTGGCTAAAAATTCCGCGGCGGATGTCATTCTGGTCGAGGTGGGCGGTACGGTAGGCGACATCGAAGGCCAGCCTTTCCTGGAAGCCATACGCCAGATGCGCAACGACGTCGGCCGCGACAATGTACTATATATACACGTAACGCTGCTCCCTTACATCGGCTCCACCAAGGAACTCAAAACCAAGCCGACTCAGCACAGCGTCAACGAGCTCCGGCGCATGGGTATACAGCCGGATGTCATCGTCTGCCGCGCCGATTACCCCATATCCGACGGCATCCGCGATAAGATCTCGCTTTTCTGCGACGTGGAGCGCAAGGCTGTTATTCCGCTCCCGACCGTTTCCAGCATCTATGAAGTGCCGCTGGTGCTCGAAAGCGAAGGCATGGGCAATCTGGTGGTAGACCGGCTTGGACTTAAAACAGCTTCACCGGAGCTGGGCTACTGGCAGCGCATGGTGAGTTGCCGTAGCGAATCCTGCCAGCCGGTCAATATCGCCGTGGTGGGCAAGTATGTAGAGCTTGAAGATGCTTACTATTCCGTGCGCGAATCGCTGCACCACGCCGGGCTGTACCACAACCGCAAGATAGAGCTGACCTGGGTGCATTCCGAAGAACTGGAGAAAAACAACGACGTCGAGCATCAGCTAAGGAATGTGCAGGGTATCGTCGTCCCCGGCGGTTTCGGCATCAGGGGCATCGAGGGCATGATAAAGACTGCGCGATATGCCCGTGAAAACAAGATACCCTATCTCGGCCTGTGCCTGGGCATGCAGATTATGGTTATAGAATTTGCCCGGTTCGTGCTCAAATCGAACAAGCCCAATTCCACTGAATTCGATCCGGATACTCCCTATCCTGTAATAGATTTACTTCCCGAACAACGCACGGTGGCCGGCAAAGGCGGCACCATGAGGCTGGGCAATTATACCTGCCATTTGCAACCGGGCACCCGCGCCGCCCAGTCCTATGGCGAGAATTCGTGTATCATTTATGAACGTCACCGCCATCGTTTTGAATTCAACAACGACTACCGCAAACCACTCGGCGATGCCGGCCTGATTTACAGCGGCCTTTCGCCCGACGGCAGGCTGGTAGAAATCTGCGAGTTGCGCGACCATCCGTGGATGGTGGGTTGCCAGTTCCATCCCGAGTTCGGTTCGCGCCCCAACCGCCCTCATCCGCTCTTCAGCGGCTTTATCGGCGTTGCCAAGGACGTGCTGCGCGAAGGCTCGCAGCCGGCGCTGCCGCTCATGACGGGCAATCAGCCGTCAGCGATTAGCAGTCAGCCGAAAGCTGATGGCTGTTAG
- a CDS encoding cysteine hydrolase → MPDAVLVVDMLRGFMEEGYPIYCGADSRKIIANIEQLLDEETKKGSKIFFIADCHAPDDLEFKMFPPHCIEGSPESEVIPELQRFAGKTISKQRYSAFFNTGLEKELLKLKPEKVIVCGVCTDICVMHTVADARNRDYVVEVPADCVASFDQEAHKWALQHMEKVLGARLTHAKEKK, encoded by the coding sequence ATGCCTGATGCAGTGCTGGTGGTTGACATGCTGCGGGGGTTCATGGAAGAAGGATACCCCATTTATTGCGGCGCGGATTCCCGCAAGATTATTGCCAATATCGAGCAACTTCTGGACGAGGAAACCAAGAAGGGTTCAAAGATATTCTTCATCGCCGATTGCCATGCGCCGGACGACCTCGAATTTAAAATGTTCCCGCCCCACTGTATAGAAGGCAGCCCAGAATCGGAAGTCATACCGGAGCTCCAGCGGTTCGCCGGCAAGACGATATCCAAACAGCGTTACAGCGCTTTTTTCAACACCGGGCTTGAAAAAGAGCTCTTAAAACTCAAGCCTGAGAAAGTAATCGTCTGTGGAGTTTGCACCGATATCTGCGTCATGCACACGGTGGCCGACGCCCGCAACCGGGACTACGTCGTCGAGGTGCCGGCGGACTGCGTGGCCTCGTTCGACCAAGAAGCGCACAAGTGGGCGCTGCAACACATGGAAAAAGTCCTGGGAGCCAGGCTGACTCACGCGAAGGAGAAAAAATAA